A genomic region of Candidatus Dependentiae bacterium contains the following coding sequences:
- the alaS gene encoding alanine--tRNA ligase produces FYKKKDSVFQTEIFAPIIKKIENLTKLSYDKSDKNTKAAFHVLCDHVRSSSLLIADGCLPSNEGRGYVLRKIIRRAALFAQKLSDNPKLFSSLSKEFISYFSLIYKELKDNEKLILATLDDEIAKFSENLKSGKVILEKYIEENKKNNKNYLSGEQVFKLYDTYGFPSELTKVIANEQDFTLDMSGFNEEMKKQQEQSGKKSKDKIIVLDIPEDINTKFLGYEKLELESEINFILKEKDFSWIITKESPFYVESGGQISDKGWLNIDNKIYEIEEFYKSVNTQNPAIAVKIKNANLKLGDKVKCIVDYYSRSNTAKNHTATHLLQAALVQILGKHIQQAGSLVNSDFFRFDYTSNNAISKQDAEKIENIVNQKIQENIKLNIFYTTLQEAKKAGVTALFGEKYNPEQVRVVQVPGFSAELCGGTHVNSTGDIGLFKIESDVALSSGVRRITGITGPKAIETFQSSFDTIKTLVEKFKVKPEQILTAIEKQTENMDNLNSQIKQLKKQILKAQIPEWQNQVKHVGKIPFLFLNLQDFDSAQFKEICESIETKAQGFYFIVNTNFKTPDQISFFGYVSKNFEKQIDLKLFSKDILAKFGLKGGGSNTLIQGGGKQPENNIEQEIIMWLKAI; encoded by the coding sequence ATTTTACAAAAAAAAAGACTCTGTTTTTCAAACGGAAATTTTTGCGCCAATAATTAAAAAAATCGAAAATTTAACAAAACTTTCTTATGACAAATCAGATAAAAATACTAAAGCTGCATTTCATGTTCTATGTGATCATGTTAGATCCAGTTCACTTTTAATCGCCGACGGTTGCTTGCCTTCAAATGAAGGTCGAGGTTATGTTTTGAGAAAAATAATTCGCAGAGCGGCTCTATTTGCGCAAAAACTTTCAGATAACCCAAAATTATTCTCAAGTTTATCCAAAGAATTTATAAGTTATTTTTCTTTAATTTATAAAGAATTAAAAGATAATGAAAAATTAATATTGGCAACGCTTGACGATGAGATTGCAAAATTTAGTGAAAATCTAAAATCCGGAAAAGTTATTCTTGAAAAATATATTGAAGAAAACAAAAAAAATAATAAAAATTATTTGTCCGGAGAACAAGTTTTCAAATTATATGACACTTATGGATTTCCATCCGAGCTAACAAAAGTTATTGCAAATGAACAAGATTTTACACTTGATATGTCAGGCTTTAATGAAGAAATGAAAAAGCAGCAAGAACAATCCGGGAAAAAATCAAAAGATAAAATTATAGTTTTAGATATACCTGAAGATATAAATACAAAATTTTTAGGTTATGAAAAATTAGAACTTGAATCAGAAATAAATTTTATTTTAAAAGAAAAAGATTTTAGCTGGATAATAACTAAAGAATCACCTTTTTACGTTGAATCCGGCGGACAAATAAGTGATAAAGGTTGGTTAAACATAGATAATAAGATTTATGAAATAGAAGAATTTTATAAATCAGTTAATACTCAAAATCCGGCCATTGCTGTAAAAATTAAAAATGCAAATCTAAAACTTGGCGATAAAGTAAAATGCATAGTTGATTATTATTCAAGATCAAATACGGCAAAAAATCATACAGCTACTCACTTATTACAAGCGGCACTCGTACAAATATTGGGTAAACATATTCAACAAGCCGGTTCTCTTGTAAATAGTGATTTTTTTAGATTTGACTATACAAGTAACAATGCAATATCAAAACAAGATGCAGAAAAAATAGAAAATATTGTAAATCAAAAAATACAAGAAAATATAAAATTAAATATTTTTTATACAACTTTACAAGAAGCAAAAAAAGCCGGTGTAACAGCCCTTTTTGGTGAAAAATATAATCCTGAACAAGTTCGAGTTGTTCAGGTACCGGGATTTTCGGCTGAGCTTTGCGGAGGAACGCATGTTAATAGCACCGGAGATATAGGATTATTTAAAATAGAAAGTGATGTAGCATTATCTTCCGGAGTAAGACGTATTACAGGTATAACAGGACCTAAGGCTATAGAAACTTTTCAAAGTAGTTTTGATACAATAAAAACTCTTGTAGAGAAATTTAAAGTTAAACCTGAACAAATTCTTACTGCAATTGAAAAACAAACTGAGAATATGGATAATTTAAATTCACAGATCAAACAGCTTAAAAAACAAATATTAAAAGCCCAAATTCCTGAGTGGCAAAACCAAGTAAAACATGTCGGTAAAATCCCATTTTTGTTTTTAAATCTTCAAGATTTTGATTCAGCTCAATTTAAAGAAATATGTGAATCAATAGAAACAAAAGCTCAGGGTTTTTATTTCATAGTAAACACAAATTTTAAAACACCGGATCAAATTTCTTTCTTCGGATATGTAAGTAAAAATTTTGAAAAACAAATTGATTTAAAATTATTTTCAAAAGATATACTTGCAAAATTTGGTCTTAAAGGTGGCGGCAGCAACACTTTAATTCAAGGCGGCGGCAAACAACCTGAAAATAATATCGAACAAGAAATTATTATGTGGTTGAAAGCTATTTAA